The DNA region TTCCGGCGCGGTGTGTTCGAGCAGTCGCAGCACCCGCCCGTGTGCAGCGCCCTCGACGACCTCGAACGTCTCGGTCCACCGCGGATCGATCTCGGGTTCCTCGTAGGCGATCATCAGATGCTCACTGGCACGAGAGGGGAACCACGGTGTCCGGGTTAGCTCACCATGCCCGCTGACCAGCGCCTCGATCTTCCCGGGTGTCCCTCGCCCGCCGCTCGTGCTGGGGTGACCGATCCCTCGATCACCCCAGCCTCATCGAGGTCAGGCGGCGATGTCCAGTTCCTCGAATCCATTGACGAAGCGGCGGCCGACGAGCTCCACCAGAACGTCGGGTCTGTCGGCGATCGCTCCAGGATGCAGGCGTGCCATCAGGCTGGGGCTGCGCAGAAGGCCACGGACCCACTGATCGAAGACTGACTCGAAGCGGGTGTGCGGCCTACCGAGCACCTTCTGCTCGAGCACCCCGGCTCCCCAGCCCACAACCCTGACCCAGGCCTTGATCCAGGGATGCAGTTCGGCCTCCTGCACACCGATGCCGTGCAGGAACGCCAGGTACGTGCGCACATCCCGGGGCACGTTGCGGGCTTTGACGATGAGGTGGGCCGTGCTGCGGGGAAGGGCCAGGCCCGCACGGTCCACCATTTCGTCCAGCGTCGGTCGTGCCGCCGCGTTGTACGCATCGCGCATCGCCTGCCCCAGTTCGGCCCGGGTGCACGCGAGGCCAGGCTTCGGCAGAACCGTGGAGCGCCTCGCCTCGCGCCTCGCCTCGGCCGCGGCCTTCTCGGCCCCGGCGAGAAGCTTCAGGGCGTGGCCGAGATCGCCGTCAGTGACCTCGACGAGCTCGATGACCACGACCTGCTTGGGAGGACGCGAGCCGCCCTTCACGGCCCGCTTCAGTGCCGACTCCGACGAGGTGGGGGTGATGCCGGCCAGGTCACGGAAGGTCATCCCGGACTGGCTGCGCAGGTCCCGGAGGTACTTGGCCAGCATGCCCACCTCCGGAACCGTGTAGTCGATCGGGTTCTCAGGTCGCGCCATGCCGCCTCAGCTCCCCGACCCGTTGTTCAGGACCGCGGTGACGATCCGGCGCAGGAAGTTCCCGCTTCGCCGCCGGTCACTGACACCTGCGGCGAGGAGAACAGCGACACCGATGGAACCGGCACCGCCGAGAAGTAGAAGGACGTCGTAGACGGTGTTCACGGGCATGTGCGCGGCCAGGCAGAGGACAACTGCCGCGGTCACAAAGGCGACCAGCACGATCGCCTGGGCCATCCCGAAACGGGAAGGCGTGATCACTGCGGGCGCGGACTGCGTCCGGCCGGACAGTACGACGGACGACATGGCCGCCTCGTCGGTACGCGGGGGCTTCACCGGGTGGGCTCCTCATGAGCTCGCGTACGGCGGCGGCGTACCGCCGCCGTACTTGCTGATGTCGGCTCACTGGGCCTTCGGTCCGAAGGCGTTGGCGACACCCCACGCGGACTTCAGGCTCAGCCGGATCGAGCCCCACCGGGAGTTGGCGCTCCCGCCTGCGCAGGACTCGATTCCACGCCCTACTCTGACAGGCGCAACGCCACCCACGCGGGCCCCAACTACATTGGTCCACCGCGTATCCAAGCCCGAGTTGACTCCTGTCCGGCCACTGGCCAGCAGGAATCCGGGGCGAGTCGACGTTGGGTCAGCTCCCGTCTCAGTTCAAGGCGTGCAAGGAGTCACCCAGACCTTCATGCTCGGGGTTGTTCGCAGGATCCTTACAGGACCAGGACCCTGCGTTTCACCGCATGAGTTTTGTCGGCTCACTGGTGAAGAAGACTGGCTAGTCATGCTTGGCGGCAGACTGGCCACTAGATAAATCAGGACTGGTGTGCCCTTTTCCTCTGGCAGGGACGAGGGCAACCGTCCGAAGCAGGCCGGCCAGAGGCCGAGCTGCAGGCCTGATGGCTCAGGCAGCGGCTGGCTCTGGTCCGACCTGCTGGAGCACCGGGAAAGCGTCCATGGACGACACCCTCTGATCCGAGAAGGCGCCTCCTCCCTTACGGGACGGAGGCGCCTGTCGTGGACGAAGACGCGACGGCTGACACCCTCTTCTGCCCCTCGGCCACATGTACACCGCCCGCGAACCAGCGCAGCGCCGAGAGGCAGCGGACACCGCCGTCGCCCTTGTCGCCGGACTTGAGCGCTACCGGACGGACTCTCTACCAGTTACCTGCCCCCCTGCCAGACCGCGCCCAGCGCCAAGAAACGATGTGCCAGGATCACCGTGTAAGGAGGTGCGGCCTGGTGAGTTCGCTGCAGGTAGACGTGCTGGCATACGAGGCGCCGTGCGAGCGGTGCTCCTTCTCCCTGTGGTGGGTGTTCGGGCTGCTGCCGTCATACAGCCCGCGCGGCGAGGAGTTCACCACCACGGACTTCCCCGAGGCCGTCGCCATGGCACGCCGCATCCTGGCGGCACCGGACGGCGACACGGCAGACATCGCGGCGCAACTGCACGACCGCCCCGCCTGGCAGCGGGGCCGCAGCTTCAACCCCAACCGGTGCAGTGCCTGCGGGCATCACGCCGACTGGCACGTCCTCGACACGCTCCTCAACCGCGTCTACCACCAAAAGGGCTGGATCTATGCCGCGGCCGGCCGGGTCCCCGTCCCTGAATGGCGTGCGATCAGAGGCCGCGGACAAGGAATCCACTGGCCGTACTGCTGACCACCGCCGCTCCAGCCTCAACGTCTCCTCCCGTGTCCTTGAGGAACCACTTGATGACCACCGACCCCAACTACGACGGCCCGCCCATCTCGGTTCGCCCCGAACGTCGTGTGCTGCGCCCAGATCAGCAGCAGGCGGTGGACAGCGCAGCCCGGCATCTGAAGCGCCCGGGTTCGCGTGGGCATATTGTCTCGGCGTGTGGGACGGGGAAGACCCTGACCGCGCTGCGCACTGCGGAAGCTCTCGATGTCTGGTATCTCCTGGTGGCGGTGCCGGGCCTGGATTTGATTGGTCAGTGGGCGGCCGCGGCCCGCGCGGAGGGGCGCCGTGAGCCGTTGATGGCGGTCTCTTCCTCCGATGCCCGTAAGCATCCTGTGCTGGCGGGTGCGGGGGCGGTGAGTACGGGTTCGGGGGAGTACCTGGCGTACTGGCTTGCTCAGTGCAGGAAACGGCGTGAGCGGGCGACGGTGTTCGTCACGTTCGATTCCCTCTCCAGGATCGAGGAGTCCCAGCACAGCGTCTTCGCTGCCCCTGTCTTCGACCTCCTGGTCGTGGACGAGGCGCACCGCACGGCGGGGAGCTGGGACAAGCAGTGGACGATGATCCACGACCACCAGCGTGTCCTGGCCGACCGCCGCCTCTACATGACCGCAACCCCGTACGAGTGGGAGGCTCCGCGCCTGACCGAGGCCCCCGATACACGGCCCCAGCCGAAGCGGACCGCGGCCACCGTCCCGGCCTGGGAGGCTCCCTCTCTGATCGCGTCGATGGACGATCCGAAGGTCTTCGGCCCGCGCCTGCACACCTACTCCCACGCGGACGCGATCGAGGACGGCGTCCTGGCCGACTACCAGCTCCTCGTGCCCACGATCACCAGCACCGACCTGCGCACCGTCCTCACCAACTCCGGCGACGCCCACACCGGGTTCGCGCCGAGTGCCCGTCGCACGACGGCGCTGCACCTGGCCGTCCTCAGGGCCATGACGGAGCACCACCTCAAGCATGTGATCGTGTACTTCCAGCAGGTCGCGGACGCCGCCGACTTCGCCCGCCAGTTTCCCCATACGCTGCGTGCCCTCCCTGGGAATCAACGCCCCGTATGGGCCGACGACCTTCTCGTGCAGTCGATCAACGGCACCCACACCCCCGACCAGCGCCACGCCATCCTCACCGGCTTCGCCGATGCCGACCGCGGCGTGCTGACCAATGCCCAGGTCCTGGGCGAGGGAGTGGACCTGCCGGCCGTGGACGCGGTCGTGTTCGCGGACCGTACGGCGAGCGTGCGCCGCATCGTCCAGGCGGCCTCGGCCGCGCTCTGCGTAAGCCCCCGACCATCGAGCGCAAGACGGCGAGCCTGGTCATCCCCGCCTACACCCCACCCGACGCCGACCCCACCGACCTCCTCTCCACCCCCTACGAGGCACTGTGGCTGGTCACCGCTGCGCTCCGGCATCATGACCAGTCGATTGCCGCCCGGGCCCCGCGCAAGAACGCCAAGCGCCGCCTGGACGCCAACACCCACACCCTGATCACACGCCGGTTCCGGTTCGACTTCACGCTCGACCCCGGGCATATCGCCCGGGCCATGGACCTGTTGGCCTGGCCCGCTGCTGGTGCGGTTCTGTCCGCACCCCGCCGCGCGGGACTCGCGGCCGCCGTCCGCTATCACACCGAGCACGGTCACCTGCGTGTCCCGGCCGACTACGAGGATGCCTACGGCTACCGGCTCGGCCAGTTCATCACCGGGCAACGCACCGCCTATCACCAGGGTTCTCTCGCCGAGGACTGGATTGCCGAGCTCGAAGACCTGGGCATGGTCTGGGACGACAGCGAAGCCGCCTGGCAGGGGCATATGGCCACCGTTGAGGCCTTCCACACCGAACACGGCCACCTCGCCATCCCTTCCCAGGAACCGGGCGGTCAGTTCCTCGTCGATCAGCGGTCCCTGGCCCGCAAAGGCCGTCTCGCCCCCAGCCGCGAAGCCCAGCTCACCGCCCTCGACCCGCACTGGACGCTCCCGCACGGCCCCGACTGGCACCGCAAATACCACCTGATCAAGCGCCATATCGAAGCCGGCCACGACCCGGCCACGCTGCGCCGCGACACGGTGATCGACGGCGTGAAGGCCGGCAGCTGGCTGCACCGTCAGTTCACCACCTGGCACGATCTCAACTCCGGCCAGCGCGACCTTCTCACCAGCCTCGGCCTGACCGCCGATCAAGTCCCGCTGAAGAAAACGCCGAGAACAACTGTCACATCCGGTACCAGGAAACGCCGTTCCTTCGAGCAGACAGCGCTGCTGCTGCGCGCCTTCGTAGAGCGTCACGGCCGCCCGCCAGGGGCCAGAGAATGGATCGAGGCCGACGGCGAAAGCGTCATGATCGGCCCGTGGCTGTGCAAGACCCGCACCAAACAGAAAGCAGGTCAACTACCCGAAGATCAAGGCAAGTTGATGGACGAGATCCTCCGAGAGGACCGGTCCGGAACCGCCCGCGACGTCTCCGAAGAGGGGCCCGCAGACATCTCGAAGATTCCATAGTTTTTCTGCTTCCATAAGACGGACTGATCTCTTCCCGAAACCGACCACGAGTCAGCGGAAAAGAGATGCCCCATCAAGCAGCCGAGCACACCCAGGCCCTGACGCCCGCACATGCAGCCAGCCCAGGGCCGTGCGGAGCACGGCCCGTCGCCCTGATCGCGGAGCGAACAGGGCCAGAGTCCAGCGGAGTTGGACTCAAGGGCCACGGAGTGGCCCGGATCCCCGGGACGAAGTCCCGGACCACACGGAGTGCGTGGTCGTCTTCCGTCGCGTAGCGACGGCGCGTCGTGTTCGCGGA from Streptomyces sp. NBC_01591 includes:
- a CDS encoding DEAD/DEAH box helicase family protein yields the protein MTTDPNYDGPPISVRPERRVLRPDQQQAVDSAARHLKRPGSRGHIVSACGTGKTLTALRTAEALDVWYLLVAVPGLDLIGQWAAAARAEGRREPLMAVSSSDARKHPVLAGAGAVSTGSGEYLAYWLAQCRKRRERATVFVTFDSLSRIEESQHSVFAAPVFDLLVVDEAHRTAGSWDKQWTMIHDHQRVLADRRLYMTATPYEWEAPRLTEAPDTRPQPKRTAATVPAWEAPSLIASMDDPKVFGPRLHTYSHADAIEDGVLADYQLLVPTITSTDLRTVLTNSGDAHTGFAPSARRTTALHLAVLRAMTEHHLKHVIVYFQQVADAADFARQFPHTLRALPGNQRPVWADDLLVQSINGTHTPDQRHAILTGFADADRGVLTNAQVLGEGVDLPAVDAVVFADRTASVRRIVQAASAALCVSPRPSSARRRAWSSPPTPHPTPTPPTSSPPPTRHCGWSPLRSGIMTSRLPPGPRARTPSAAWTPTPTP
- a CDS encoding helicase associated domain-containing protein → MDLLAWPAAGAVLSAPRRAGLAAAVRYHTEHGHLRVPADYEDAYGYRLGQFITGQRTAYHQGSLAEDWIAELEDLGMVWDDSEAAWQGHMATVEAFHTEHGHLAIPSQEPGGQFLVDQRSLARKGRLAPSREAQLTALDPHWTLPHGPDWHRKYHLIKRHIEAGHDPATLRRDTVIDGVKAGSWLHRQFTTWHDLNSGQRDLLTSLGLTADQVPLKKTPRTTVTSGTRKRRSFEQTALLLRAFVERHGRPPGAREWIEADGESVMIGPWLCKTRTKQKAGQLPEDQGKLMDEILREDRSGTARDVSEEGPADISKIP